The following coding sequences lie in one Phaenicophaeus curvirostris isolate KB17595 chromosome 5, BPBGC_Pcur_1.0, whole genome shotgun sequence genomic window:
- the SIX6 gene encoding homeobox protein SIX6, whose protein sequence is MFQLPILNFSPQQVAGVCETLEESGDIERLGRFLWSLPVAPAACEALNKNESVLRARAIVAFHTGNYRELYHILENHKFTKESHAKLQALWLEAHYQEAEKLRGRPLGPVDKYRVRKKFPLPRTIWDGEQKTHCFKERTRHLLREWYLQDPYPNPSKKRELAQATGLTPTQVGNWFKNRRQRDRAAAAKNRLQQQVLSQGPGRALPAGEESGGEAPGAASSPAASLSSKAATSAISITSSDSECDI, encoded by the exons ATGTTCCAGCTGCCCATCCTCAATTTCAGCCCGCAGCAGGTGGCCGGGGTATGCGAGACCCTGGAGGAGAGCGGGGACATCGAGAGGCTGGGGCGCTTCCTCTGGTCCCTGCCCGTGGCCCCCGCCGCCTGCGAGGCTCTCAACAAGAACGAATCCGTGCTGAGAGCCCGAGCCATCGTGGCCTTCCACACCGGGAACTACCGGGAGCTCTACCACATCCTGGAGAACCACAAGTTCACCAAGGAGTCGCACGCCAAGCTGCAAGCCCTCTGGCTGGAAGCTCATTACCAGGAGGCGGAGAAGCTGCGGGGGCGACCCCTGGGGCCGGTGGACAAGTACCGGGTGAGGAAGAAGTTCCCGCTGCCCCGCACCATCTGGGACGGCGAGCAGAAGACACATTGCTTCAAGGAGAGGACGAGGCACTTGCTGCGGGAGTGGTACCTGCAGGACCCTTACCCCAACCCCAGCAAAAAGCGGGAACTGGCTCAGGCCACGGGACTTACCCCCACGCAGGTGGGCAACTGGTTCAAAAACCGCAGGCAAAGGGACAGGGCGGCAGCCGCCAAGAACAG GCTCCAGCAGCAGGTCCTCTCGCAGGGCCCGGGGCGGGCGCTGCCGGCGGGGGAGGAGAGCGGCGGGGAAGCTCCGGGCGCAGCCTCCAGCCCCGCCGCCAGCCTCTCCAGCAAAGCGGCCACCTCCGCCATCTCCATCACATCCAGCGACAGCGAATGTGACATCTGA